ATCTAAAAATAATTAGTGTATGCAAAGTAGGGCagttagtggtgcagtggatagaacactagaatAGAATTAGGAGGATGGATgctcaaatacagtctcagacactggaGACTTACTAGCTTTtcgaccttggacaagtcacttaatcctgattgtcttaaATCCAGGGtcctctccagttgtcctgattcacatctggatACTGAAtaacccaaatggctctggaggggaaagtggaGCTGGTGAGTTGTACCttttctcaaatccaattcatgtgcttgtcatggcatcatctcactgatgtcatggtcttcttccagaacaaaggacaagcatcatcatcatcatcatcatcatcatgcaaAGTAAAACAGGACCATAGAAAAACATTAACAGTAACAACAAATAGATACCATATATTAAATGACAAAATTATAGCTCTTTCTGTTCAGGGAAGACCAATTTTGAAATAAACTGTTAAAATCTAGCACTGTATAATTTAAGTGAATTTTGTCATGTAAATTACCTCTAATAATTCCATTCTAAACTAATATGCATCTCTGcttctataatttttgttttttccaggaCTGAACAACTTGTTAGGATTATGGACCTTGTGATTTACTTCAAGAAAATGTAATGAAGAAGATATTTTGGATTTTCACCTACTGAGTACCTTTTTTGGACTCCTctttcaatcttccccaggcaagcactggagaggtgggagacaaggattacaaaggagacaaattTCTCCCTCAATATCTCCAAATGCTCCATTTATTCATcagaataaaagtgcttaaatatccttcccagaccctaatccactcccactcccatggcttAGCAAAACAAgattctgatgctcaaaggcacaaggtgatgataatttacagtattcccatacacaacagttctCAACATTCCCCAAGAGCAATAATTAAGTAATAACAGTGTAGAGAGCCAACCTAAAACAAAGAAACTTGCAATAAGTTAAGATTCCAAAAACATTTCCATGAGGATTGAATGGCTGACTGGTATtgtattaaaaatcttttaatcatGATGCTATGTTTCTAAATAGAGTTGGCTcactaaaaaaaagactaaatttaactttttctttaagattaaaTATAACAATaccattcaataaaataaatgtttagttCAAAACTCTTCTTTTCAAGTCAATCTCACTAGCCTCCTGAAGTCCTTTCTACTTTTGAGGTATGTGCATCATTTACACAGTTCTCTTCTGTACACATTTCTGATTCAGACTCCTCAAGATAATCTTGTAATCTTCATTTCAAACTACTTTTTTATCTCTCTACAGGTCCTAATAGCAATTTTATCAACAGTGGAATCTTGGAATAAATACTGACTGTCAATGATAATAAGGTTTTGAAGTTAACTAAAGGTAGAGATGAGGCCTGTAATTTCATTGCTCTCCCTTATCTTAGAGAGCTAACTCAAACATCAATTTTTAAAGATGGAATTCTATCTACCAATTAAACTCACCAAGTTTCCTACAACCTGTAGCCCTAGAGAACTTAAAGGGGAATATGAGTGGGTCTCAAGTCCAAAAAatcctcttggaagaactcagaaaggattttagaaatcaaataaaagaggtagaagtaaaattaggaaaagaaatgggagttaTTCAGGAGACCtatggaaaaaactggaaaagaaagcatggaaattaactgaagaaaacacctccttaaaaaaagtagaatttaccAAATGTAAATGGAATAAAAAAgttaactgaggaaaataattccttaaaaaatagaattggctaagtgaaaaataatgatgatgagatATCTTGAATCCATTAAACAAAATTCTAAAGGACgcaaaatagaagataatgtaaaatacttcattaggaaaaacaactggccttgaaaatggatccaggaggaataatttaacaattattggactacctaaaatccatgataaaaaaaagagattaaatagtaattttttttaaaatttaaggcaatgcagttaaatgaattgtgcaaggtcacacagctaggcaattattaagtctctgagatgggatttgaactcaggtatgcctgacttcagggccagcactctattcactgcaccacctagctgtcccttgaacagcatttttaaagaaattctcaagaaaaacttccctgatatcctagaaccagaaggcaaaatagtcacTATAGTAACTATAGAGAGAACCATCATGCCCAATCAGTGACCCAGGTAGGAACTGTCAGAGGATATAGGCACTGGGATATTAGCTATATGTTGGAATGCTAGTTTTTCCTCACAAATATAGCTTAAGAAGTCTCCCCATGCTTTTCATAGTCTTTGCTTTGtctcttatcttttttctcttctttgctctcccaatagtcttttttttagttttttttgcaaggcaaatggggttaagtggcttgcccaaggccacacagctaggtaattattaagtgtctgagaccaaatttgaacccaggtactcctgactccagggccagtgctttatctactatgccacctagccacccctcccaatAGTCTCTTAATGACTAATTCAGTCATTGTTCTATCAGTGTAaaattcacctcctgaaagaactcctcaaatgaaaactcccaagaaaaattgtagaattgtCAACAAGAAACTATTCAATATCagggagctacaatcaggataacacagaATTTAGTTAATTGCaacattaaaattttgaaatatgatgCTCTGGAATTGGATTATAAGCAAGTGAActagttagaaaaacaaaataattttgcaggagaaaatatggataatcaatgaaatagaggactttcaatcTTTCTTGATGAAAAGCTTAACAGAATACTTGATCCacaaaatacaagactcaagagaaacataaaaaagctaaacaggaaagaaaaacatgttattcaataagattaaactatttacatCCTTGTGCAGAAAGATGATAGTTGTAATTCTTGTATATCTCTATTAGGTCAGTTAgaagaaatcatatatatatatattatatatatatatatatatatatatgtgtgtgtgtgtgtgtgtgtgtgtatgtgtgtgtatagacagAAAGTAAGGGAATAGGTTTACTTTTatgtgatgatataaaaatgagggatagaaaaaaggggatggattgggggaagggaaaaggaaagagaatatggCAGATTATAACATATGAAGAGGCAGAAAAAGACCTTttatagtagaaagaaagaagggaaaagtgagCATCATTTAAACCTTGCTCTCATAAAttttggttcaaagaaggaataatagaCACACTCATTTTGATAAAGCAATTCATCCTATCctatagggaagtaggaggggaaagggaaaagaaaagggatgagGATCTAATACAAAGGAAAGGCAGAagtaaaagggggagggggaaaaagcaGGGATCAGGGGGCTGACAGAAAGGAAGGTTGGAGAGAGAGTGATTAGAAGCAAGCAGTTGTCAGAATcatcagtgaaaggagagataaaattatGAACAGGGAAGAaagtaggatggagggaaatacacaattaGCGATCATGGCTgtgtatgtgaatgggatgaactttcccattaaATGGAATTAGAGTGTAATAAAATAAGAGTGTAATAAAAACCAAATTCTACatttgttgtttataagaaatacatttggggggggggcggctaggtggcacagtggataaagcacctaccctggagtcaggagtacctgggttcaaatctggcctcagacacttaataattacctagctgtgtggccttgggcaggccacttaaccccatttgccttgcaaaaacctaaaaaataaaataaaataaaataaaaggaataaggaaggaaattacattatTCTAAAGGGTACCATAGACACTGAAGtgatatcaatactaaatatatatgcaccaagtggtagagcatccaaatttttaTAGAAGTTACAGGATGTAACAGGAATAAGAGTTCcaagaagacaaagacagcaaaactataatagtgggggagTTCAACCTCCTCCTCTCaggattagataaatctaaccatatgagaagaaagaagttaaggaagtgatTGAAATTTTATagaagttaaatatgatagacctctgtagAAAATTGAATAGGGACAGAGAGAAATGTCTTGTTTTCTCAGCAGTGcatgacacacaaaaattaaTAACCAAAAAACTCaccatcaaatgcagaaaagcagaaatattaaatgcatcctttttagatcatgattCAACAAAAATTATGTATAATGATGGATCATGAAAAGATAGACTtcaaattaattagaaattaaacaCCTAAATCTAAAGAATggagtgggtcaaacaacaaatgcTAGAAACAGAAACAGTAATTTCATTAAAGACAattacaataatgagacaacatactaaaacttatgggaGGCAGCCAAAGCAGGTTTTTGGAggatattatatctctaaatgttttacatgaataaagtagagaaaaaggagaataatgaattggacatgtaattaaataatctcaaaaaaggacaaattaaaaatccccccAAATTAATAATCCTGAAAATCAGATCAATAAAATTCACAGTAGCAtaagtattgaactaataaataaactaagaactggttttatgaagaaaaatttacagaatagataaaattttcattaaattgatttaacaaagaaataagaaaatcaaatcatcagtatcaaaagtgaaaagggtgCATTAATCactaatgaagaatttaaagcaataactactttgcccaactgtatgccaataaatctgacaatctaagtgaaatatataaatatttatcccaaaatataaattgtccagatcaacagaagaggaaaaaaatacttaaatagtcccattttagaaaaaaataaattgaacaaatcaaCAAGGAACTACCTGAAAAATAtctccaggggcggctaggtggcacagtggctagaaccctggccctggagtcgggagcacctgagttcaaatttggcctgagacacttaataattacctagctgtgtggccttgggcaagccatttaaccccattgccttgcaaaaaaaaaaaaaaccctaaaaaaaaaagaaaaatatctccaaAGTCAGATGGATtaataagtgaattctaccaaacatttaaagaacaattaattctaatactatataaactctctagaaaaatagatggagtcctgccaaattgctttcatatcacAAATATGCTGCTGACACCTAAGATAGGAAAAgtcaaaatcaagaaagaaaattatagaacaatttccttaAAGAATGgatgtaaaaaatttaaataaaataatagcaaagaaattacagtaATTTATCATAagaataatatactatgaccaagtgggatttCTACTAGggatgcagggttgtttcaatattaggaaaactatcaatttAATTGACTgtattaataataaaacaaataggaatcatatgattatgtggATAGAGAAATAGCTTTTGACAAATATAGTACCCATTCCCTTTCAAAACACTAGAgggcataggaataaatgtagttttccttaaaatgataaacagcatgattctaaaatcatcaacaagcactatatgtaatagggataagctagacgCTTTCCCAATAATATTAGGGGTGAAATGATTATGCCCATTATtgccactattattcagtattgtactagaaatgtttgctttagcaatgagagaagaaaacaaaattgaaggaattggtaATGAGGAAACTCTTTGCAGATATATGATGGAATCTTAGAGAatcttagagaatcaactaaatactaaaaggaattaaaaactttagcaaatttgaggatataaataaacccacataaatatcagtatttttttatatcttaccaagaaaacccagcagtaagggatagaaagagaaattccttttaaaaataactatacaaaatataaaatatttgggaatctatctgcAACGATAAACCCAGGAACTACTTGAACACAATTTCCAAACATTTTcgcacaaataaagtcatatctaaacaattgaaaaaaatcagttgttcatgggtagactgagtgtatataataaaaatggcaattctacctaaattaatttacttattcgaTGTGATATCAAACtccaaaaaattttacaaagctagaaaaaatgataacaaaatttatatgaagaacaaaagatcaagaataccagggaaaattaatgataataatgcaaAGGATGCTGACCtaactttaccagatctaaaactgcaTTATACAGTAGTGATTGTAGAGTGGTAGAATAGGTTAATCACcatagtaaattactatagtaatccACTCTTTGAGAAACACAAAAACTCTATTTTGTGGGATAATAACTCAATGTTACAAAAACTGCTGGTAAAATCTTagcatagggcagctaggtggcgcagtgaaaccggccttggagtcaggagtacttgggttcaaatcagacctcagacatttaataattacctagccatgtggccttgagcaagccacttaaacccattgccttgaaaaaaaaatctaaaaaaaaaatcttagcatagaccaacatctcactccAAATTTGCAATTTGGAGCTCACATAGTGAACTAGAGCTCAAATAGTAAGAGAATTTATTAAGACTAATGACTCAGAGTGATAAGGGACTCAGAGTGATGTTATATTATACAGGTGCAAAGTTATTGCATAGACTGTATCCCCGAGGTTATGCAAATAGCAGGAGAAAAATCTAGGACTTATATTGGGGTCAAGGGGCCAGTCTACACACTGGGATAGGGGTCAGCATAGTCATTAAGGATTATGTCAGAATGTTCAGTAACAAAGTCTCATTTTGAataacaaatggtcaaatgatttaGACTTGAAAGATTTAAACATttagataaaaacaaattaagagaACATGGAACAAATTACTTGTCAGTCAATGTAGAAGGGAATAATTGTGggtcaaataaaaaatagagaacatcgtgaaatgcaaaatggataattttgatcacattcaattaaaaagttgTTGCAaagcaaaaccaatgcaaccaagaacagaataaaagtagaaaactagaaaacaatttttgcatcCAGTATTTCTGataaggcctcatttctcaaatatatagggaactgaatcaaattcatataAATAATGTCATTTCAATtgctaaatgatcaaaggatatgaacaggcagttttcagatgaagaaattgaaaccatctataatcataaaaaaagatCATCCAACTcactatttattaaagaaatgaaaattaaaataagtctgaggtaccacctcacatttatGAGTTTaactaatataacagaaaagaaaaatgaaaaatattgaagacaaTGTGGAAAACTGGCCCAATTTCAATGTATTATTCATGGGGttctgaactgattcaaccattctggggagcaattcaGAACTATGTCCAAATGGTTATGAaattgcatattctttgattcaaCAATGCTCCTACTAGATTTGTATCCCaatgagataattaaaaaaaaaagaaaaggatccaaatgtacaaaaatatttatagtagctcctTTTGTGGgagacaaaaaattagaaattgaggagatggccatcaattggagaatgacagaacaaattgtgatatatgaatgtcatggaatattattgtgctataggtggatttcagaaaaatctggaaagacttacatgaactggtgctgagtgaagagagcagaaccaggagaacattgtacaaaatagGAGCAACATTGTGTGAAGATCAACCATGagagacttagctcttctcagtaatctAATGATCTAaggcaatttcaaaagacttgtgattgaAAATGACTTACACAACTTTAGAAAGAATTATAGTTTGtagaccaaagcatgctatttcacatttttaaaatttgccttttgttttatttttctcagtgttttttccttattgtttgcattcttctttcacaatataactaaaatggaaatatatttaacatgattttacatttataatatgTCAGACTTCTTGATATcttgggaagggggagagaagtgagaaggaaaagtttagaactcaaaatattacaaaaatgaatgttgaaaaccctTTATgtgtaatcagaaaaaaaatattagcacAAACTCCCCTATTAGGTTTGTGAGAACAAGCAAATCTTACTGATGAAAGTACATAACCACAAATTTTGGGGAAACCACTGATCTAGCTTTAAAGAGTCATAGGGTAAAAGTGGTTTCAGAGAACACAATTAGGATTGTTTAAATTACTTGAGCCAGATTCTTCTTATGCTTATGCTACTCTGTAGTGAAATACTTAAAGTTAGGTACTTTTGACTAATCTTTGAAGCTATGACTAATTCTTCGATTTAGGATTGAAATGAGCCTTGGAAGTCATCTAGTTAAACTAAgccatttttagagatgaggaaaatgaacatCCCCAAATTTAAGTGGTTTGTCTGAAGTCACACAGATGTTATACATATCAGAggcacaatttctttttttttctttgttaccttcaattttattGTATTACTGCTATTTTTTAATCAACCTAAGGTTACAGCTACATACTGAACATCTGCAGAATTGTAAACCTAAAATCTGACATTCTTAAtattaataaagtaatttttttgaccCATGAAATTTTAGGGTAGAATATGTCTTTAGTCACCATCACCCTTCATCATTTTACATTAGAGAAAATTGAAGTTCAGGTATGTTACAAATCACATTCCTTCATTTGGTATCTAACAACCCCTGCATCTTGTCTTTTAATAATGTTGGCTCCTTCTGACTTGCTCTTCAACTTTATATTGCTTGGATAAATTAACTTAAATCAATATAGCATAGATATTAATATAACAAGTCCACTTCTCAATTCCTTCACAAGATTCTCACAAATGCAATTGTTTTCCATTTAAATTCACAGAACTTTGTATGTTCAGCTATAAACTCTTTTCAAAGAAAGGAATTGATCAAATAAgggaaaatagtattttttaaaggaatgagtTTCCTTACTACCATAACAAAAGTGTTCTTAAATTTTGTCAGTAAGATAAAGCTTAGTTACTTTCTAAGCATCAATGACATCATGgtaactttcaattttatcatcttcCTAGCCTGAGCAATGTTAGATAATTAAAAGACCCAATTAAAGTAAAAAGTAATTAGGtcacatttcatattttatatcagCCTTAATAGAATCTTTGTATTGGTATGGCTTAGTATTtctgttcttctcctttgttaATAACAGGATGGATCACTGATTTTCAATAACAGGACTAACCTTATACATGTTTTAATTACAACATGCGGAGATCTACCATGTCTATTACCTTTTTATTCATATGcagttttgacttttttcttaaaaaatgaccTGATTTTAATGTTGACTACCCTTTAGTTGTGAAAGTAGTAGTTGGGATTTTCCTTACAGAATTTCTCCTGTAGAGTTCAGTCAGAAGATGGGCCTCAGGACCTCTTCTAACAAATTTGTAACAGACACAACATACACAAGGCTGTTGCTGTTTTTTAAGGTGTGATTTCTCCTTcccattcatattttcttttctttgaacatATTgcacaatattttattattaaaaaaagattttgtcagGCAAAAaagtttttctcctcttctcaggAGATACTATGTATACTATTTTTTGTAAGAGGTAAGTGGTTGTTTGTGTGGCCATCCTGGACAGAACTAACAGGTTTGTAGGCTCCAAGtctgaaacaacaacaaattatttcAACTATGaattttccaattccatgtaGCATGCCTGTTGTTGAGAAAATTCCTCCAATAATACCACACAGTCTCACCAAAAACTGCCAGAATGGCATATGTTCTTCAGTCGCTGTTACCATAAGGGAACTAAGATCATATTTCATAAATATCCCAGATACACCATGGCTTCCTGCTGCATGGTTAATGGCATGTTCCCTTTCTGTCACTGAAAACTGGTGAGTGTCTGCTGAAATTCTGTATGTATTGAGTTTTGTTGGCACAACTGTGATAAAGTACTGGAACATCTGGTTGTGATCTATAGCAATTTTTTCAGTTCCAGCTAATAGATTAATAATTCCTGGAACAAGTTCACCAAAAGACAAATGATCTATTCTATGGGAAAAGTTGTAGGTGTCATGGCTGACAAGTGCTGCCAGGTGTGCATGACCTCGGGGATGTGGAATCGCCTTGCCCACAGTTATGTGAAAATTTCCTGCAACTTCATTGACATACAGATGACCATGAATTCTGCATGCATCTGGAGGTTGTAATGAATTATCTTCCCTAGCGGGTAGTGCTGTTGAGGCACTTTTAAAAGCACTTTTGAATATCACATCTTGTAGTGAATGTTCCTCTTGCAGCCTACTCTGAATTGTCTGTAACAGTCTCTGCCACTCTCTTTGTTGGGGTGAAAGATCAAATATTACCTTATGGTACAGCACACGCCAACCACCATGATACACGGAAGCCCTCAGCCACTCAGAGTCCCGAGGGTCCGGAAATATTGCGGGAGCTTTTCCAGAGGCACAATTTCAAATAAACCCATCTGATTTGAAATCCAGCATTTTCCCCAAAGGAATTACAATAAATGTGATATTCATTCAGTATACATGATgactcttttttcctcttaaatttcTCAATTTAGTAGTGATCTCAATACAAATGATGGTTAGAAACGCAAAGGATTCAAATACTATTTTCCCAAAAGCAAACTACATCCTTTTAAAtcccttccttttctattcatCCCACTTTTTTGGTGTTTCAGATTATGAATGTTAGATTTCTTGGATAcatttctacatttctttctGACTTGAGGAGACCCAAGAGAAAAGGAAGCTAGGCCCCAAGTATTTTGTGGTTGGCTGAGTTTGCAGGCTTCTGGTGACTCACTGTTTGCTGATCTGGTTGGGCAATGAAAGTGCCCACTTACAACAGAGGACTTTTCCCTCTAAATGTCAACTGTTGAAGATTCTTTATTTGATAGACAAtccagaaagaattatttcagtgTACATATGAGGCAACATATCTCTAGGAGGAAATTAGAGTTCCTCATGAAGTTGATGAACTACAATTCATACTGAGAGTCTTGTCTTCAGTCAACTTTTTCTCATCCTGATAATCAAGTTTCCCAGGAACATGAACATGCCTATCTCATTCATATCTGAATGGATTTATTTGGAATTAGAAAGCAATTTTGTAATTACATTGATCTTATGCTTAAGGACCCTTCCAGCTTACAATTCATTTCTCTAGAACTGTTTTAATATTTCCTCAGCATGATTTAAATCATAGAGACAGAGGGTTTGAAATTAACCTCATACAGAGACTCTGTGAGTCCTGCCTCTGGTGTTAActggctttgtgatcctgggcaagtcctaACATCACTCTCACCAATGATCACCTCCACTAgtaaagaatcataaaaaaaaaaaaaccctctaccTGGAGTTAGACTAAATAGagtaaatattttctctctcacattACAAAAATTGTGTTAAAAATTGCAGTTAATGAACTCCTGAATCCTTCTACACAAATCAAAAAAGAGCCTATCCTCAAATTCTAGGCTAGATTATAAATCCTATAATAATCAGTGGCTACTTCCCCAGTCAGATGAAAGATGGGTTCACTGTATCAGTATTGGTGGTTGCCCTCCAAGTTACTAAGTTCTGCATACACTTTGGTCCAGAAATACCACAACCAAGCttgtatctcaaagaaatcagagaatgaggaaaagaatgggcACACAAACTTAGAACAGTTTTTTTAATTGTGGCATAGAACTGAGGAGGGTGCTCAGAAATTGGGAATGGATGAGCAagctatgatatataaatatgatgaaaaaCTGTCAtgctataaaataaaagactttgtATAAACAGATACTGggagaaatgaacagaaccagcagaataatttatacaatgacagcatttaaaaaacttacaaaatcttatcaatacaatgatcaatcatgattccaAAAGACCAGTGTAGAAGAATGTTGAATTCAAATGAAGCCTGAAATGTGTACTTTTAAACATAGCCATTATTTGatcattgaaaagaaataaaaattaatttaaaaaggaataatgtTTGGATGATAGGAAGCAATATCTCATAAGAGGAAGATTTGGTGTCCATGGCAGGAGAGCCAAGTTCTGTAGTTCTATGAACTAGTGTTATATACCACTTTGGGTTGGGTGAAAGGGTATATTttcaaggaaactgagtctaaggAAGATTGGAAGATGGTCTGAAAAAGGAAGTCCAAAACAaaggctttcatttttttttccctttctaaatcagcatttattatttaAGTTCTGGCACAGGTTATGAAGGGAGTAGAAGTCACATTGTCTTCTCTAGATGAAGTTGATCCAGATTTCTGGGCCTTGATACAGCTTATAATGAAAAACATTATAAGCTGAAATTTCAGGGAGTACTATTTTAGGAAAACGTCAAAGGGTGATCAAAGTTACATA
The Macrotis lagotis isolate mMagLag1 chromosome 3, bilby.v1.9.chrom.fasta, whole genome shotgun sequence genome window above contains:
- the LOC141519092 gene encoding endoplasmic reticulum-Golgi intermediate compartment protein 2-like, whose amino-acid sequence is MNTQEIGRGLGEIPRGRLDGGGGRRGQKPTKMNIKRLRQDMFSNMDEKKLTEDKTLTPAIFPDPRDSEWLRASVYHGGWRVLYHKVIFDLSPQQREWQRLLQTIQSRLQEEHSLQDVIFKSAFKSASTALPAREDNSLQPPDACRIHGHLYVNEVAGNFHITVGKAIPHPRGHAHLAALVSHDTYNFSHRIDHLSFGELVPGIINLLAGTEKIAIDHNQMFQYFITVVPTKLNTYRISADTHQFSVTEREHAINHAAGSHGVSGIFMKYDLSSLMVTATEEHMPFWQFLVRLCGIIGGIFSTTGMLHGIGKFIVEIICCCFRLGAYKPVSSVQDGHTNNHLPLTKNSIHSIS